The Cheilinus undulatus linkage group 2, ASM1832078v1, whole genome shotgun sequence genome has a window encoding:
- the LOC121521611 gene encoding claudin-4-like: protein MVSAGFQMLGTALCIIGWIGVIVVCALPMWKVTAFIGQNIVTSQTTWEGIWMNCIVQSTGQMQCKVYDSMLALSTDLQAARALTIISILVGILGILLALAGGKCTNCVEDESSKSKIGIAAGVIFIISGVMCLIPVSWTANTIISNFYNPLTIGSQKREADNMVSQGIQIIGISMSVIGWFLVIVVCALPMWKVTAFIGANIITAQTIWQGMWMNCVVQSTGQMQCKVYDSMLALAPDLQAARAMIIISILTGILGLCLAIAGGKCTNCIEDKRSKAKACIVAGVLFIVSGLLCLIPVSWSAHSTIRNFYSPLVINAQRYELGAALYIGWGAAALLLMGGGLLCWNCPPKHEHPHYAPRFTPVKSASTSREYV from the exons ATGGTGTCAGCAGGCTTTCAGATGTTGGGCACTGCCCTGTGCATCATCGGCTGGATTGGGGTCATCGTTGTCTGTGCCCTGCCCATGTGGAAGGTCACAGCTTTCATTGGCCAGAATATCGTCACCTCTCAAACCACCTGGGAGGGGATCTGGATGAACTGCATTGTCCAGAGCACGGGCCAGATGCAGTGTAAAGTGTACGACTCCATGCTGGCTCTGAGCACTGACCTGCAGGCTGCCCGCGCCCTCACCATCATCTCCATCCTGGTCGGCATCCTGGGCATCCTCCTGGCCCTCGCAGGGGGCAAATGCACCAACTGTGTGGAGGACGAGAGCTCCAAATCCAAAATTGGCATAGCAGCTGGCGTGATCTTCATCATCTCTGGAGTTATGTGCCTCATCCCCGTGAGCTGGACAGCAAACACCATCATCTCAAACTTCTACAACCCGCTAACCATTGGCTCCCAGAAAAGGGA AGCTGACAACATGGTGTCTCAGGGGATTCAGATCATCGGCATTTCGAtgtctgtgattggctggttctTGGTAATCGTCGTGTGCGCCTTGCCCATGTGGAAGGTCACTGCTTTTATCGGGGCCAACATCATTACGGCTCAGACCATCTGGCAGGGCATGTGGATGAACTGTGTGGTGCAGAGCACTGGTCAGATGCAGTGTAAGGTCTATGACTCCATGCTGGCTCTGGCCCCGGACCTGCAGGCTGCTCGAGCCATGATCATCATCTCCATCCTGACTGGGATCCTTGGACTGTGTTTGGCCATCGCTGGAGGGAAATGCACCAACTGCATTGAGGACAAGCGATCCAAGGCGAAGGCTTGCATTGTGGCTGGAGTTTTGTTCATCGTTTCAGGGCTGCTCTGTCTCATCCCGGTGTCCTGGTCGGCCCACTCTACCATCAGAAACTTCTACAGCCCATTAGTGATCAACGCCCAGCGGTATGAGCTGGGAGCAGCTCTGTACATTGGCTGGGGGGCTGCTGCTCTGTTGCTGATGGGAGGGGGGCTACTCTGCTGGAACTGCCCACCCAAACATGAACACCCCCACTATGCTCCCAGATTCACTCCTGTGAAGTCAGCGTCCACATCCAGAGAATACGTATGA